The Xylocopa sonorina isolate GNS202 chromosome 17, iyXylSono1_principal, whole genome shotgun sequence genome includes a region encoding these proteins:
- the LOC143431138 gene encoding large ribosomal subunit protein mL62 gives MNVASRQFIRIFKSDVACQNHFCILGRTLAYKSAYSLEKLYPTSNLKLFTPTFTPEDPKAKFNGYLPLKELDITYSRSSGPGGQHVNCTNSKVDVRFNLQNATWLEEDVKSKLFEKHKNRMTKDGYLVIKSEVTRSQQLNLADALRKLREMIWEAVKPPSEIPAETLELKRKQHLAAARKRLFEKRRKSEMKQARRPELF, from the exons ATGAATGTTGCTAGTAGACAATTTATACGTATTTTTAAATCAGATGTAGCGTGTCAGAATCATTTTTGTATCCTTGGAAGGACGCTTGCTTACAAAAGTGCTTATTCCCTTGAGAAATTATACCCCACGAGCAATTTGAAACTTTTTACGCCAACTTTC ACTCCAGAAGATCCAAAAGCGAAATTCAATGGCTATCTACCTCTTAAAGAACTTGATATTACTTATAGCCGCAGCAGCGGACCCGGAGGACAACACGTGAACTGTACTAACAGCAAAGTAGACGTAAGGTTTAATTTACAGAATGCTACATGGTTGGAGGAAGATGTGAAGAGCAAGTTGTTCGAAAAG CATAAGAATAGAATGACTAAGGATGGTTATTTAGTAATAAAGTCGGAAGTAACAAGATCTCAGCAATTAAACCTAGCAGATGCTCTTCGAAAGTTAAGAGAAATGATATGGGAGGCTGTGAAACCACCATCAGAAATACCTGCCGAAACTCTAGAATTAAAAAGGAAACAACACCTAGCTGCAGCAAGAAAGAGGCTTTTTGAGAAACGAAGGAAGTCAGAAATGAAACAAGCTAGACGTCCTGAACTGTTTTAA